ACCGGGAAACCCGTGGGCTTTTTTGCCTACAGGATGTAGGTACATCCCGTGAGCCAAGGATGGCGGAAGGGAGTGCCAGGGATGTAGGTACACCGAGAAGGGCAGGACGCCCGGGAGCGGTGTTGTAGCAGGCTAAGCAAAACCCAATTATTACTTGGGATGGCGGGTCGGCGTGCTCAAGGTCACTGCCGAATACTTTTAGAGCGACAACACTATGTGCACAGATGACGCAAGGGAGTGCCAGGGATGTAGGTACACCGAGAAGGGCAGGACGCCCGGGAGCGGTGTTGTAGCAGGCTAAGCAAAACCCAATTATTACTTGGGATGGCGGGTCGGCGTGCTCAAGGTCACTGCCGAATACTTTTAGAGCGACAACACTATGTGCACAGATGACGCAAGGGAGTGCCAGGGATGTAGGTACACCGAGCAGGGCAGGACGCCCGGGAGCGGTGTTGAAGCAGGCTAAGCAGAACCCAATTATTACTTGGGATGGCGAGTCGGCGTGCTTTAACCACAGCCTTTCTATTTCTAAAATACACCTTCATTTGTGACGCCCGAGAGCGGTGTTACAACGGGCGAGGTAAAACCCAAACCTTCTACCAAACCACACACAATCACCGCTTTTGCGCCTTAAATGTTAGGATGCCCCCACATTTAATATTCCCGACGGATCACACAGTGATTAAAACCATCTCACTCACACTGGTGGCCATGGGCGCGTTTGCGGGCAACTCCATTTTATGTCGCCTGGCGCTGAAAGATACCGCCTTAGATGCCGCAAGCTTTACTGCAATACGGCTGCTTTCTGGCGCCTTGGTACTTGGGTGTATTGTGCTGATTCAGCGCCGCTCACTGTGGCGCGCGGGCAGCTGGTTGGGCGCGGCCATGCTGTTTGTGTATGCGGGCGCGTTTTCTTTTGCTTACATAGAGCTCACGGCGGCCGCCGGTGCGTTGATTTTATTTGCAGCAGTGCAGGTGACGATGATCGGTGTAGGGCTTGCCCGCGGCGAACATCTCAGCAGGTGGCAGTGGCTGGGCGTGTGTCTTGCGTGCGCGGGTTTGGTGGGCTTGTTGCTGCCCGGTGTGTCTGCTCCACCTTTGATGGCTGCCATGCTTATGTTATTGGCAGGTGTGGCCTGGGGAGTTTACTCGCTACTCGGCCGCGGCGTTGTGGGCGCCACATCCATGACCGCCGGCAATTTCCTGCGCGCAGCCGTGATGGCGCTGCTGGTGTGGCCTTTCTTGGCTGGCCAATTTAAATGGCACAGTGCCGGCGCGCTTTACGCTGTTGCCTCCGGTGCACTCGCCTCGGGCGCGGGCTACGCGGTGTGGTATGCGGTGCTGCCATCGCTGCGTGCGGCAACGGCCTCCACGGTACAGCTAACGGTGCCAGTGCTTACGGCCATGTTGGGTGTGCTGTTTTTGCAAGAGCTGTTGAGCGTTCGCTTGTTGGTGGCCTGCACGGTAGTGCTGGGCGGTATTGCGCTGGTTATTCGCCCCCTAGCCCATACCAGAAGTTAACGCCGCTGCACTGATACCAGCACGGCCACCTGCCAGATAGCGGCTATACTGTCACTATTCTCAGCTTAAAATCCGGCCCGGTATTGACTGACTTCCGCACCCACCAAAGCCCGCCAGTGGTACTTACCAACTTACGCCACTATCGTCCGCTTGAGATTCTGGCAGTGGCTGCCCTGTACGTGGTATTCGCGCGCGTAAGCCAGGTGTTCGCCATTGAGCCTGGCAATGTCACCCCCTTTTGGATTCCCTCCGGGTTGATGGTGGCCTTGGCGCTGTATCGCGGGCCCGTTATTTGGCCGGGTGTGTTTTTGGGCGCTTTTGGTGGCAACATCTGGGCGTACATCCAGTTTGATTCGCCTGCAGGCGTGTTGGCTGCCGTGGCCTCGGCCAGCTTTAATGGTGTGGGCGATGTGCTAAGTACCGTGGTGATGGCCCAGTTTATTGTGCGCTTAACGGGTTCTTGCTACCCCTTTACTGCCCCCCGGCCCTTTGTCATTTACGCCTTGTTTGCCGTGCTATTGGGGCCTTTTATCAGTGCGGTATTTGGCATAACCGGCATGGTGCTTTTTGGGCATCTGGAATCTGCCTATTGGTGGGCCGCGGTATATACCTGGTTTGTGGGTGACGGGGTAGGGGCCTTGGTGTTCGGGCCTCTGATATTAAGCTGGTTGTTTCCAACCCAAAAAAAGTACGCCCATCGCATTTGGGTTTTTTTGGTGGTAAACGCAGTAGTGGCGGTCAATGCTTGCGCCTTTTTTGGGTTGATTGATGTACCTCAGGTGCTTGCCTATGGCGCCATGGTGTTAATCCCCGGGGCTTTTTATCTGGTGATTAACTACGAACAACGCCTGGCATTTACAGCCCAGGCATTGCTGGCGTTTGTGGCGGTCTCGTCCATTTGGTTAAACGTGGGCCCGCTGGTGTCAGATTCGCAAACTCAATCGCTATTGCAGCTGCAGCTGTATTTGGCCGTTTCCTCATTCATGGTGTATGTGATCGCGGTGGTGGGCTATGAGCGCGAATCGCGGCTGGCATTGCTAGAGTCGCAAAAATCGGATTTGGAGCACCTATACCGTAAAGATCAACTCACAGGCCTCTGGAACCGCTACCGGTTATCGGAATTTATTCAGCGTGAATTGGCTTTGTTCAAGCGCGATTTACGGCCCTTTGGCGTCATGCTCATAGATGTAGATGATTTCAAACTACTCAACGACAGCCACGGGCATCTGGCGGGTGACACGGTGCTGGTTGAATTGGCGCGCCTGCTGGAAACCCACACCCGCGAGAGCGATTTGTTGGGCCGCTGGGGGGGCGAGGAGTTTGTGGTGGTAGTGCACCATTGCAATAAAAGCTCGCTTCAAAGCCTGGGCCAGAAAATCTGCGAGCGGGTAGCCGCGGAGGCATTCACGGGCAGTTTTGCTATCACCGTTAGTATTGGTGCCACGCTTGTGCAAGCTAATGATACCGAGCTTACCCTGCTTGATAGGGCCGATGAAGCGCTCTATGCCAGTAAAGCGCGAGGCAAAAACCAGATTACCTTGGCTTAGCAGGCTACGCCGGCTTGCAATGTTTTGGTTGAAAAACGAACAGCTTCTGCCGCCTTGCAATCGTACGCCAACTTCCCCATAATGCGCCGCTCGTTATGGCGGCCCCTTTTGGTCCTCCCGCAATGAAGCCCTGTGAACCCCGCCAGGCCCGGAAGGGAGCAACGGTAGCAGAATCTTTATGTGCCGGGATGCGGCTGACTGGGGTTGCCACCCAACGCCCCTCTGGCAATCGCCACCACACTTTACCCGCGTTTTAACTGGCC
This genomic stretch from Simiduia sp. 21SJ11W-1 harbors:
- a CDS encoding diguanylate cyclase domain-containing protein; its protein translation is MTDFRTHQSPPVVLTNLRHYRPLEILAVAALYVVFARVSQVFAIEPGNVTPFWIPSGLMVALALYRGPVIWPGVFLGAFGGNIWAYIQFDSPAGVLAAVASASFNGVGDVLSTVVMAQFIVRLTGSCYPFTAPRPFVIYALFAVLLGPFISAVFGITGMVLFGHLESAYWWAAVYTWFVGDGVGALVFGPLILSWLFPTQKKYAHRIWVFLVVNAVVAVNACAFFGLIDVPQVLAYGAMVLIPGAFYLVINYEQRLAFTAQALLAFVAVSSIWLNVGPLVSDSQTQSLLQLQLYLAVSSFMVYVIAVVGYERESRLALLESQKSDLEHLYRKDQLTGLWNRYRLSEFIQRELALFKRDLRPFGVMLIDVDDFKLLNDSHGHLAGDTVLVELARLLETHTRESDLLGRWGGEEFVVVVHHCNKSSLQSLGQKICERVAAEAFTGSFAITVSIGATLVQANDTELTLLDRADEALYASKARGKNQITLA
- a CDS encoding DMT family transporter produces the protein MIKTISLTLVAMGAFAGNSILCRLALKDTALDAASFTAIRLLSGALVLGCIVLIQRRSLWRAGSWLGAAMLFVYAGAFSFAYIELTAAAGALILFAAVQVTMIGVGLARGEHLSRWQWLGVCLACAGLVGLLLPGVSAPPLMAAMLMLLAGVAWGVYSLLGRGVVGATSMTAGNFLRAAVMALLVWPFLAGQFKWHSAGALYAVASGALASGAGYAVWYAVLPSLRAATASTVQLTVPVLTAMLGVLFLQELLSVRLLVACTVVLGGIALVIRPLAHTRS